From Micromonas commoda chromosome 3, complete sequence, a single genomic window includes:
- a CDS encoding predicted protein, with amino-acid sequence MADVSDDDEDWYDTQADADDADADADDDDDANRQPDSWDAFWQRCVRDNEQAVRDAGGDPAKVPGPQNLPTGRHGDVLKNGAPADHGKIRCWGCDARTTAQMECAQCLEIMKERAVKAAFDNWERAFFCSHLCYKEHYHEHKARHGPSKSVPTKTDGTIHHFPCAEGCGALWDSKALRRHVFDECEPYE; translated from the coding sequence ATGGCGGacgtcagcgacgacgacgaagactgGTACGACACccaggccgacgccgacgacgccgacgccgacgccgacgacgacgacgatgcgaaCCGGCAGCCAGACTCGTGGGATGCGTTCTGGCAGCGCTGCGTGCGAGACAACGAGCAGGcggtgcgcgacgcgggcggcgacccggcgaAGGTCCCGGGGCCGCAGAACCTACCCACCGGCaggcacggcgacgtcctgaAGAACGGCGCCCCGGCCGACCACGGCAAGATTCGGTGCTGGGGATGCGACGCCAGGACGACCGCGCAGATGGAGTGCGCGCAGTGCCTCGAGATCATGAAGGAACGCGCCGTCAAGGCGGCGTTCGATAACTGGGAGCGAGCGTTCTTCTGCTCCCACCTGTGCTACAAGGAGCACTATCACGAGCACAAGGCGAGGCACGGGCCGTCCAAGAGCGTGCCCACGAAGACGGACGGCACCATTCACCACTTTCCGTGCGCCGAGGGCTGCGGGGCGCTGTGGGACTCCAAGGCGCTGCGGCGTCACGTCTTCGACGAGTGCGAACCGTACGAGTGA
- a CDS encoding predicted protein: MAQTSRSTDIKVTRAMRDATNSVAPRDIAPKPPAEGKENSKYDGFFFADPAGLTTPAPAFPTKTMDPSPTSVLMGPGTPDEAAEQRPREKATPENATDDGADAEMTLATSPSDGESVDDDVASPESPERPATVPDLAVASTSPFVPNVLEELLGAQLPRAESNVRARRDAAGNLAANGAPQSAQTRRVQHATSTPTSATSTRWRSVPSPAQIVSMGREWAASGTVTPGRSTAIPTFLDDLVNNHVAKVAVDTKGTNTESNNTDEWDRTGDLKVECERLKREVDFHREVSKEVGVSLDASAAELERTKRRVEFLEALKDEWDAQFKELSAETERYRAEADAAREETLAAEALAAAARAAATSANAEAESLRKNVIHDDDGSTGEAPETSGTTSTSASATSAEVGSAALFRRHRSGAENDVAASIAAALRERESELDAARLNLDQTLAAAKAAEAKLAAKCEECAALRGEVNVAKSTLAAAREAVAQTEGALMTTLEDKKRLVEDKKRLIKKIEMMETDADAKARDACERVRDATERGRRSVLRARANWGAVALTTAALALGVCAWAAAVPPAGVLIAVPFGIDFRDWRLGSDGSTSAFNAGFNVRTVNFTLPGAGYAVAAELSACRADLATSTALASALSSEASRFAGLAEENDRLAAEVEDFARVTESLREREADVRSLESRLAHLEASANDAATRGDDPFAASLAARAETERLRHALAKERSLRRRSAFLEKLDVVSIAAVCVAWGTCLLSAWFFARKESGLRRTLNDYGALMEAASAEHERLGSELTRATLDANEERTRRERSEGRARELERQLDASRKAANEATKRVEAFEAIGRRERERERDGARSAEKRFGKASSFGGGKSVTWDDDVSIAPSTTSSSSVVDARAGAQNPEAAARPHNTVFKPPVGGVKSFQ; encoded by the coding sequence atggcTCAAACGAGCCGATCGACCGACATCAAAgtcacgcgcgcgatgcgcgacgcgacaaactcggtcgcgccgcgcgataTCGCGCCCAAGCCCCCCGCCGAGGGAAAGGAAAACAGCAAATATGacggcttcttcttcgccgacCCCGCGGGGCTGACCACCCCGGCCCCCGCGTTTCCCACGAAGACGATGGACCCGTCCCCGACGAGCGTCCTGATGGGGCCGGGAACGcccgacgaggccgccgagcagcgcccgcgcgagaaAGCGACTCCCGAGAATgcgaccgacgacggcgccgacgccgagatgACGTTggccacctcgccgtccgacggcgagagcgtcgacgacgacgtcgcctcgcccgAATCCCCGGAGCGCCCCGCGACGGTacccgacctcgccgtcgcctcgacctcgccgttCGTGCCGaacgtcctcgaggagctcctcggcgcgcagctCCCCAGGGCCGAATCcaacgtccgcgcgcgtcgcgatgctgcggggaacctcgccgcgaacggggcgCCCCAATCGGCCcagacgcgtcgcgtccaacacgcgacgtccaccccgacgtccgcgacgtcgacgcgatggcggtcCGTCCCGTCTCCGGCGCAGATCGTCTCCATGGGCCGCGAGTGGGCCGCGAGTGGGACGGTCACCCCGggtcgatcgacggcgattCCGACTTTtctcgacgacctcgtcaaCAACCACGTCGCGAAAGTCGCCGTCGATACCAAGGGCACGAACACCGAGTCGAACAACACCGACGAGTGGGATCGAACCGGAGACCTCAAAGTCGAGTGCGAGCGTCTCAAGCGCGAGGTTGACTTTCACAGGGAGGTTTCCAAGGAGGTTGGCGtctcgctcgacgcgagcgcggcggagctcgagcggacCAAACGGAGGGTGGAATTTttggaggcgctcaaggacgAATGGGACGCGCAGTTCAAGGAGCTCAGCGCCGAGACGGAGCGGtaccgcgccgaggcggacgccgcgcgggaagaaacgctcgcggccgaggcgttggccgccgccgcgcgagccgccgcgacgtccgcgaacgccgaggctgagtcGCTGAGAAAAAACGTCAttcacgacgacgacggatccACCGGAGAAGCTCCGGAGACGTCCGGAACGACTTCCACCTCCgcatccgcgacgagcgccgaggtGGGATCCGCCGCGCTGTTTCGGCGGCACAGGTCTGGCGCGGagaacgacgtcgccgcgtccatcgccgccgcccttcgaGAGCGCGAGTCCGAACTCGACGCCGCTCGTTTAAACCTCGATCaaaccctcgccgccgcgaaggccgcggaggccaaACTCGCGGCCAAGTGCGAGGagtgcgccgcgctgagggGCGAGGTGAACGTCGCCAAGAGCAcgctggccgccgcgcgcgaggccgtCGCGCAGACGGAGGGGGCGCTCATGACCACGCTCGAAGATAAGAAGCGGCTCGTCGAAGATAAGAAGCGGCTCATCAAGAAAATCGAGATGATGGAaacggacgcggacgccaaagcgcgcgacgcgtgcgagaGGGTACGTGACGCGACggaacgcgggcgccgttCGGTGTTGAGGGCGCGCGCCAACtggggcgccgtcgcgctgacgaccgccgcgctggcgctcggagtgtgcgcgtgggcggcggcggtaccCCCCGCGGGAGTATTGATCGCGGTTCCATTCGGGATCGATTTCCGCGATTGGCGGCTCGGGTCCGACGGTTCGACGTCCGCCTTTAACGCCGGCTTTAACGTCCGGACGGTGAACTTTACcctcccgggcgcggggtacgccgtcgccgctgagcTGAGCGCGTGCCGCGCGGAcctggcgacgtccacggctttagcgtcggcgctctcgaGTGAAGCGTCGAGGTTCGCCGGCCTCGCGGAGGAAAACGatcggctcgccgccgaggtggaggatTTCGCACGAGTCACCGAGAGCTTACgcgagagggaggcggacgTGCGTTCGTTGGAGTCCAggctcgcgcacctcgaggcgtccgcgaacgacgcggcgacacgcggcgatgacccgttcgccgcgagtttggcggcgagggcggagacggagcgcCTTCGACACGCGCTGGCCAAGGAGCGATCGCTTCGCCGACGGTCCGCGTTCCTCGAGAAACTCGACGtcgtctccatcgccgccgtctgcgTGGCGTGGGGGACGTGCCTGTTGAGTGCGTGGTTCTTCGCGCGCAAAGAGTCGGGACTTCGTCGAACTCTGAACGACTACGGCGCGTTGATGGAGGCGGCTTCCGCGGAGCACGAGCGGCTGGGTTCGGAgttgacgcgcgcgacgctcgacgcgaacgaggagCGAACGAGGCGCGAACGTTCGGAGggtcgcgcgagggagctggAGAGGCAGCTGGACGCGTCCAGGAAAGCGGCGAACGAAGCCACGAAACGCGTGGAGGCGTTCGAGGCCATCGgtcggcgggagcgggaacGCGAGCGAGACGGCGCTCGGTCGGCGGAGAAGCGATTCGGAAAGGCGTCCAGCTTCGGCGGGGGAAAGAGCGTGACGTGGGATGATGACgtgtccatcgcgccgtcgacgacgtcgtcgtcgtcggtggtggacgcgagaGCCGGGGCGCAGAAcccggaggcggccgcgag